The Wigglesworthia glossinidia endosymbiont of Glossina morsitans morsitans (Yale colony) genome has a window encoding:
- the minC gene encoding septum site-determining protein MinC, whose translation MSNKSYVKFSVEHFSSLVLYVYNLKIKTIEKIINKKIKQFPNFFKNIPCIIDVSNLTEHDYLYWQEAYHSILNTGLYIIGVSGYINNKWKLALIKSNIPILNKKRSIDKNFSSKPEKYKKIYSDFVVDKPVRSGQIIYAKNKNLIIINTVSSGAEIIADGNIHVYGTLRGKAFAGVGEADSQKCQIFCTQLLAECISIAGKFWINEDIPKSNLGKSARFFLKKNILTIQKFSL comes from the coding sequence ATGTCAAATAAATCTTATGTAAAATTTTCAGTTGAACATTTTTCATCTTTAGTATTATACGTATATAATTTAAAAATAAAAACAATTGAAAAAATTATAAATAAAAAAATTAAACAATTTCCTAATTTTTTTAAAAATATACCTTGTATTATAGATGTTTCTAATTTAACTGAACATGATTATTTATATTGGCAAGAAGCTTATCATAGTATTTTAAACACAGGACTATATATTATTGGCGTAAGTGGATACATCAATAACAAATGGAAGCTAGCTTTAATTAAAAGTAATATACCAATCTTAAATAAAAAAAGATCAATTGATAAAAATTTTTCTTCAAAACCAGAAAAATACAAAAAAATTTATAGCGATTTTGTTGTTGATAAACCGGTGCGATCCGGACAAATTATATATGCAAAAAATAAAAATTTAATAATTATAAATACTGTAAGTTCAGGTGCTGAAATAATTGCAGACGGCAACATTCACGTGTACGGAACTTTACGTGGAAAAGCTTTTGCAGGAGTAGGAGAAGCAGATAGTCAAAAATGTCAAATTTTTTGTACGCAATTGTTAGCAGAATGCATATCAATCGCAGGTAAATTTTGGATTAATGAAGATATTCCAAAATCAAATTTAGGAAAATCTGCAAGATTTTTTTTAAAAAAAAATATATTAACTATTCAAAAATTTAGTTTGTAA